The Pirellulales bacterium genomic interval CACCGACTACCAGGCCCGGCGGTTGGCCATTCGCTACCGCACCAAGGGCGAGAAGGGGACGCAGTTCGTCCACACGCTCAACGGCACGGCCGTCGCCATCAGCCGCGCGCTGATCGCCATCCTGGAAAACTACCAGCAAGCCGACGGCTCGGTCCTCGTGCCCGAGGCCTTGCGGCC includes:
- a CDS encoding serine--tRNA ligase encodes the protein TDYQARRLAIRYRTKGEKGTQFVHTLNGTAVAISRALIAILENYQQADGSVLVPEALRPLVGKDRIAR